The Sulfurihydrogenibium sp. YO3AOP1 genome has a window encoding:
- the serS gene encoding serine--tRNA ligase — protein MIDIKLLRENPDFVKERLKTRDESYLKLIDRLLEIDEERRKIIKEIESLRAERNEKSKLFPILKKEGKDTTEIQQRVKQIGEIIKNLEDKLQEIENEFNNILYYIPNLPAPDVPIGKDENDNVEIRRWGKPRKFDFEPLSHYEIGERLGILDFERGAKLSGSRFTVMFKEAARLERALINFMLDVHTKQHGYTEVWTPALVKPEILFGTGQLPKFKDDLYKIEDEDLYLIPTAEVTLTNLHADEILNEEDLPKYYTAYTPCFRKEAGSHGKDVKGILRQHQFDKVELVKIVKPEDSYNELEKLVNEAEKILQLLEIPYRVVLLCTGDMGFSAAKTYDIEVWIPSQNRYREISSCSNTEDFQARRAKIRYKDKDGKNHYVHTLNGSGLAVGRTLIAIMENYQKPDGTFEIPKVLKDYL, from the coding sequence ATGATTGATATAAAACTTCTTAGAGAAAATCCTGATTTTGTAAAAGAAAGATTAAAAACAAGAGATGAAAGTTATCTAAAACTTATAGATAGACTTTTAGAAATAGATGAAGAAAGGAGAAAAATAATAAAAGAAATAGAAAGTTTAAGAGCTGAAAGAAATGAAAAATCTAAGCTTTTTCCGATCTTAAAGAAGGAAGGTAAAGACACAACAGAAATACAGCAAAGAGTAAAACAGATTGGAGAGATAATAAAGAATTTAGAAGATAAACTTCAAGAAATTGAAAATGAGTTTAATAATATCCTTTACTACATTCCAAACTTACCTGCACCTGATGTTCCTATTGGAAAAGACGAAAATGATAATGTTGAAATAAGAAGATGGGGAAAGCCAAGAAAGTTTGATTTTGAGCCGTTATCTCATTATGAGATTGGAGAAAGGCTTGGTATTTTAGATTTTGAAAGGGGAGCTAAGCTTTCAGGTTCAAGATTTACAGTAATGTTTAAAGAAGCTGCAAGATTAGAAAGAGCTTTAATAAACTTTATGCTTGATGTTCACACAAAACAGCATGGATATACAGAAGTATGGACTCCTGCATTGGTAAAACCGGAAATCTTATTTGGAACAGGACAACTTCCAAAATTTAAAGATGATTTATACAAAATAGAAGATGAAGATTTATATCTAATACCAACAGCAGAGGTTACATTGACAAATCTTCATGCAGATGAAATACTAAACGAAGAAGATTTACCAAAGTATTACACAGCATATACTCCATGTTTTAGAAAAGAAGCAGGTTCTCATGGAAAAGATGTAAAAGGAATTCTCAGACAGCATCAGTTTGATAAAGTTGAGCTTGTGAAAATCGTTAAGCCCGAGGACTCTTATAATGAGCTTGAAAAACTTGTAAATGAAGCAGAAAAAATTCTCCAACTGTTAGAAATACCTTACAGGGTTGTTTTATTATGCACGGGAGACATGGGTTTTTCTGCTGCAAAGACCTATGATATTGAAGTTTGGATACCATCTCAAAATAGATACAGAGAGATATCTTCCTGTTCCAACACAGAAGATTTTCAAGCAAGAAGGGCTAAGATTAGGTACAAAGATAAAGACGGAAAAAATCACTATGTACATACATTAAACGGTTCAGGTTTAGCAGTCGGAAGAACGTTAATAGCCATAATGGAAAACTACCAAAAACCTGACGGAACCTTTGAAATTCCGAAAGTTTTGAAGGATTACTTATAA